In Arachis hypogaea cultivar Tifrunner chromosome 2, arahy.Tifrunner.gnm2.J5K5, whole genome shotgun sequence, a genomic segment contains:
- the LOC112750176 gene encoding uncharacterized protein yields MAFRGKEMMKKVLKRVGENNLNPRVKESLEKCIPRSKVVMSRAKRGLFAGRHIQFGNSVSEDGGNKTRRTWKPNVQEKRLFSYILDRHIRVKVTTHALRCIDKAGGIDEYLLKTPYQKMDTEIGVFWKAKMEKLYEELGEKEVVFFAPEDEAKFEQGFKDLKLSEKEARKETRRKMFAGISKHKLIGVESKDGQSIEDGEEISHGAQKQLVPVSYVLAADKLKVGSYVSNQ; encoded by the exons ATGGCGTTCAGAGGCAAAGAGATGATGAAGAAAGTGTTGAAGAGAGTTGGAGAGAACAATTTGAACCCAAGAGTGAAGGAATCGCTGGAGAAATGTATACCTCGAAGCAAGGTTGTAATGAGTCGTGCCAAACGCGGTCTATTTGCCGGTAGACACATTCAGTTCGGCAACAGTGTTAGTGAGGATGGCGGTAACAA GACAAGGAGAACGTGGAAACCTAATGTCCAAGAAAAGCGGCTCTTCAGTTACATCCTGGATCGTCACATTCGGGTCAAAGTGACAACCCATGCCCTTCGTTGCATAGACAAGGCTGGTGGGATTGATGAATACTTGCTGAAAACTCCTTACCAAAAGATGGACACTGAGATCGGTGTCTTCTGGAAGGCAAAGATGGAGAAGCTCTATGAAGAGCTTGGCGAGAAGGAGGTTGTGTTCTTTGCTCCAGAGGATGAAGCCAAGTTTGAACAAGGCTTTAAAGATTTGAAGCTATCTGAAAAGGAAGCGCGTAAGGAAACTAGAAGAAAAATGTTTGCCGGGATAAGCAAGCACAAGCTGATTGGGGTAGAAAGTAAAGATGGTCAATCTATTGAGGACGGCGAAGAAATCTCCCATGGTGCTCAGAAACAGTTGGTCCCAGTTTCATATGTGTTGGCTGCTGACAAGCTCAAAGTTGGCAGTTATGTTTCTAATCAATGA